A genomic segment from Octopus sinensis linkage group LG4, ASM634580v1, whole genome shotgun sequence encodes:
- the LOC118763104 gene encoding 40S ribosomal protein S29-like isoform X2 → MGHTTLWFSHPRRFGPGSRQCRVCANTHGVIRKYSLFMCRRCFREYSNDIGFKKVREFMSLNLIFRYSEDISSKHYLTI, encoded by the exons atgggtCATACAACTCTTTGGTTTTCTCATCCCAGACGATTTGGACCAGGATCACGACAATG TCGAGTCTGTGCCAACACTCACGGTGTCATAAGGAAATACAGTCTCTTCATGTGCCGGAGATGTTTCCGAGAATATTCCAATGACATTGGATTTAAGAAGGTACGAGAATTTATGTCGCTA aatTTGATTTTCAGATATTCCGAAGATATCAGTTCGAAACATTACTTGACGATTTGA
- the LOC118763104 gene encoding uncharacterized protein LOC118763104 isoform X1, with protein sequence MGHTTLWFSHPRRFGPGSRQCRVCANTHGVIRKYSLFMCRRCFREYSNDIGFKKVREFMSLNLIFRRYQFETLLDDLINFEHRKFKFQQVTTVRQLKSNRGKYGPELIQFVLNG encoded by the exons atgggtCATACAACTCTTTGGTTTTCTCATCCCAGACGATTTGGACCAGGATCACGACAATG TCGAGTCTGTGCCAACACTCACGGTGTCATAAGGAAATACAGTCTCTTCATGTGCCGGAGATGTTTCCGAGAATATTCCAATGACATTGGATTTAAGAAGGTACGAGAATTTATGTCGCTAAATTTg ATATTCCGAAGATATCAGTTCGAAACATTACTTGACGATTTGATCAATTTTGAGCACAGAAAATTCAAATTTCAACAGGTCACTACTGTTAGACAATTGAAGTCCAATAGAGGGAAGTATGGACCAGAATTAATACAGTTTGTGCTGAACGGGTAA